The Juglans microcarpa x Juglans regia isolate MS1-56 chromosome 8S, Jm3101_v1.0, whole genome shotgun sequence genome has a window encoding:
- the LOC121243908 gene encoding WUSCHEL-related homeobox 1-like, with the protein MWMMGYSDDGEFNLPDSFNGRKLRPLIPRPLLSANNNSTTTPSCLSRLHGTDFFSQCHHLTHVAEQNKRDYNTPPVVVSSRWNPTPEQLRALEELYRRGTRTPSAEQIQHITAQLRRHGKIEGKNVFYWFQNHKARERQKRRRQMESASDEHHCDIETLERKELGAGCMRTVFEVEQTRNWAPYTNCSILAEESVSVQKSAKAAALAECRTDGWIQFDEGELQQRRNFVETNATLQMMQSSCCAPPTHLIYTPTLSAATSNITTTTTKAPATVRTIDQKFIKTRDLNIFMAPYRESSLNLLDSVSNEQDSCGDSQTLQLFPLQSIRDVNDNINDRETEISDSAMNANFTPFQFFEFLPLKN; encoded by the exons ATGTGGATGATGGGTTATAGTGATGATGGGGAGTTCAACCTTCCTGATTCATTCAATGGCCGGAAACTTCGGCCTCTCATTCCAAGGCCTTTGCTATCTGCCAACAACAATTCAACAACCACGCCATCTTGCTTGAGCCGTCTTCATGGCACCGATTTTTTTTCACAATGTCACCATCTGA CTCATGTGGCGGAACAAAACAAGAGAGACTACAATACTCCACCCGTTGTAGTGAGCTCAAGGTGGAATCCGACACCGGAGCAGTTGAGGGCACTGGAAGAATTATATCGACGTGGGACGCGGACTCCTTCGGCCGAGCAAATTCAGCATATTACCGCACAGCTTCGAAGACACGGTAAGATTGAAGGGAAAAATGTTTTCTACTGGTTCCAAAATCACAAGGCGCGAGAGAGGCAGAAACGCCGTCGTCAAATGGAATCGGCTTCCGACGAGCACCACTGCGATATTGAAACCTTAGAGAGGAAAGAATTAG GGGCAGGCTGCATGAGGACAGTCTTCGAAGTTGAACAGACCAGGAACTGGGCACCCTATACGAACTGCAGTATTCTGGCAGAG GAATCTGTTTCAGTCCAAAAGTCAGCAAAAGCAGCAGCATTGGCAGAATGTAGGACAGATGGGTGGATCCAATTCGATGAAGGAGAATTACAGCAAAGAAGAAACTTTGTGGAAACGAATGCCACGTTGCAGATGATGCAGTCGTCTTGTTGTGCTCCTCCCACCCACCtcatttacacccctactttaTCTGCTGCTACTTCTAATATTACTACTACGACCACTAAGGCCCCAGCAACAGTAAGAACAATTGACCAAAAGTTCATTAAGACTCGTGACCTGAACATCTTTATGGCACCCTACAGAGAAAGTAGTCTTAACCTCTTGGACAGTGTCAGCAATGAACAAGATAGCTGTGGGGATTCACAAACCCTTCAACTGTTCCCTCTTCAGAGCATCAGGGATGTCAACGACAACATTAACGACAGAGAAACTGAGATATCGGATTCAGCCATGAATGCCAACTTCACACCTTTCCAGTTTTTTGAGTTCCTTCCATTGAAAAACTAA